The Gigantopelta aegis isolate Gae_Host chromosome 9, Gae_host_genome, whole genome shotgun sequence genomic sequence aagtgctcacttgatgtgtggtcagtttaggatcgattcccattctAACCAGTCCACCACGattggctgtggtatgtgctatcctgtctgggatggcgcatataaaagctcccttgctactaatgaaaaaacgtagcgggtttcctttctaagactatgtcaaaattaccaaatgtttgacatccaatagccaatgattaataaatcaatgtgctctagtggtgtcattgaacaaaacaaacttttaaatattacaatcgGTATATCCCCTTTCATTGGATCCACAGGAATATTTCCCAGTACTGTGGTATTTGGGGCCAAGTACATAGTAAATAGTACATAGtgaagattccttgctactgtCTTTGCTTGTCCaataggagtagcctgtgtggcagcagagtgtttcctctctatatctcttGAACCATGTGCAAGACCTGGTTGGCTGATTGCTTATGGTCGCGGGCTGTCAAATACCATGCATTAGGTTCAAATCCTGCCAATTGAcactttgggttttttaaaattcaaataaccatatattagaCATCAACTAACCATTTATAATGGGTTGATagaaaatgtacataaaatatgtatgtatgtagtatgattgtgtgttttattttcttcagATGGACAGTTAGCAGTCACTATGTGCTTGGAGAATGAAAACTGACCTATCCCAAGATGCTAATCACTCAACCTGGGCATGGCAGGAAGTTGGTACATTGGCCAATCCGTGTCCACGATCTCGATTCAAACATGCAGCTTGTCTCAGTGGCAGTTATGTGTACTTGTATGGAGGGAAAGATGGACGAACACCACTGAAAGATTTTTGGCGGTTTAATTTAGGTAATTAATTATGCATACCCCAGAAAGCAAATATGTGACTGCAGAAGTAACATAATGcatatatatgattataaaacatttttacatcTTATTAGTAATTAAATAGAGGCTAAATATTTTGTGATTACACAAATATTGTTGATTTCCATAACAATCATATAAAAatggtgtttttaaatttttctaTACAAAAATTTTAACTGCATGAAACATATTTCTGTTAATAGATATGAATAAGTAAGCTTGCCATTTCctcataataaaatacattaaaggaTGAAATATGGTCATGCAATGACAGTTAATCTTAGTTTCTTGAGTTCTGCAATTAAAACAGTGTTTTGTGTTGCCTTGATGAAGTCAAGAGGCCAGATACACCCTGTAGGTATTGTTTTTCCCTTGGTGGCTGTGGTGATATCACCATTTGTGCTAGGTAGATCAAACAATGTTTATGacggtgttgtttgttttaggtACTCTGACGTGGGAGAATCTCAACATTCGAGGTGAACAGCTGCCACATCTAGAAGGACACACTCTTGTTGCCTGTCAGGTACGATATAGACAGCTGGGCAGTCGGGAGTGGACACAGGATATATTTGTGGGTGGGGGACTGAAGGATAAAGGATGCATGGACCAACTCATAAAAAGGGCACCTAATAAAAACATAgggcgggcgggacgtagtccagtgttaaagtgctcggttgatgcgcggtgtgttttgggtcgatccccatcatggacccattgggttatttctcattccaaccagtgcaccacgacttgtatatcaaaggctgtggtatgtgctatcctgtctgtgggatggtgcatataaaagattccttgctactaatggaaaaatgtagcaggtttcttctctaagactatgttaaaattaccaaatgtttgacatccaatagctgatgattaataaatcaatgtgctccagtggtgtcattaaacaaattttttttaaactttatctaatgaaaaaaggaaaaaagagacACTTATTAACTATATTAAGAAGGGATGGGTCCCCTGGTCCCTCCCCTTGGAACTGCCTCTGGGAGTCACAGACTGACTGCTAATTATCAATTAATTATCGTAATAGATAGAGTTGGAGATTAGTGCCTTTAGTAGATGATAATTTTTCCCTTTCCACGAATAATAGAAGGTAtccttttatttttcaaatgcaCCAAGTGTTCAGTATGCGTTAAAGGAGGATGCAGCCTGTCCAAAATGGGCagctatttttaattattgatttaaattatcaatttgtcgcgtaaacattttattgattatGAATTTACTAGCATTAGATTTGTGGACATATTTCGTAGAATTGGGACAAATTTTGAGATCTttgatttaaataatgttttctgcagtttaaatattatttatttttaacatttatacatatatattatattgttaaatatatggTAAACTAACAGTTTCTGGAAGCCCTATTtgagagtgattaattgctccccatACTTAGATAATGTggattcatttaaaatattaccatattgtgcatttaatatttaatccttttgtggtaatctttttaaaaattatttacatgctaAAGTGAACTACAAATCACTCTCCTTGGACTAgcctcaggggagtgatggggagtgagagtgatagcgttgaatgacaaaatattattaatattgccgtatttatttaattatttatttattacctggCTGTGAAGGTGTGTTATCTGATAATAATGTGTTCACGATTCCAGAGACTGATTCTGATATTTGGGGGACAGCTGAGTGATGGACTTCATGGACCTCCTCTGTGGATTCTCAACACAGGtgacatatttaattacttctTCACAGTacataatacttttttttaatgtataaatcCTTagtcatacatttttaaatgtttacgtATACTGCTTACATTTGTACCATGCTTAGGTTGTTTTCTCATTGACAAAAGTGTGCTGTAAATCTGTAACCACACATTTTTTAAACCTCCACCTTTCACTGAGCCAAATATATGGAAtgtctttcattttattttataactgaGTAGCCACTTTTGCTTTAGTTTGAAAAGTGGAAGAAATTGACTACAAATTAATAGTACAAActaaatacattgtattataaGCTAAAAACTGTTCAGAAAATTTGTCactaacttagtacaaatatgtctttttaaaagtttgtttatattaaacCTTCTTTCCAGATTTGTTACTTGTGAGGAAGATTAGCAGTGATGAAGAAATTGGCGGAGGGCCGACGGGAAGGAGGGATCACACGGCTGTTCTGTACAACAGCGCCATGTTTGTGTACGGCGGCTTTGTCGACATCAAGGGATCCAGCACAGAGTTCTGGATGTATTCCATCAGTAAGAAGCAGCTACAGATGTTTATAATTCGGGAATAACTCTGTTGTATTTGGCCATCTACAGATGTTTATAATTCGGGAATAACTCTGTTGTATTTGCCAATCTACAGATGTTTATAATTCGGGAATAACTCTGTTGTATTTGCCAATCTACAGATGTTTATAATTCGGGAATAACTCTGTTGTATTTGGCCATCTACAGATGTTTATAATTCGGGAATATCTCTGTTGTATTTGGCCATCTACAGATGTTTATAATTCGGGAGTAACTCTGTTGTATTTGGCCATCTACAGATGTTTATAATTCGGGAATAACTCTGTTGTATTTGGCCGTCTGCTGATGTTAATGCTgattttactgtcgcaaattgaGTCTTACTGCAGATATTTGTGGCAGTAAACCTACATTAACATCCACAAATagtcaaatacaacataatcCCTAGTCTATTTCTATTAATTCATTCTAAAAAGGTTGTTTGTGTAAATAACCTATTTTCGAAATGAACACAACATTAATAAAAGCCTTGTCACTACCAGGTGATCTgccttataaaaaaaaaacagctccagtaaattttaaaacatgtttttatgtttaatacaacttttggttgtaattttatttttgtaatttattttaaaaacaaaattaacatttattatcaattttatttgttcTGAATATTTATTGTGACAATTGGTGCTCAGTAATGTTCACATGATGATGATTCATCATTTGGCAAatggccatagtttaaaatgtgctgagatgttatTAATCAGATATTTCTGTCATTTCATTGTAATAGCATCTAGTGTGGTTccgatgatcaattataatcaGAAATTGATAAGTTTGGCTCTACTGAtgtgatgattaaaaaatctatattcaattgtgtgggaaaatgctAACTGATATAGTTCCTCTAGATGatagaattgatgtaaatatgctaggatttgataatttgggtttgtttttatgtgtacctaaagaaaaacaaatttaatcgttattaaaggtaaaattagccatttgtatGGTGAACATGACAAGAGGtgcatggtccttataattcaaatccttctaAAGTTCATATAATTTTAACCAATTGTGTAATCAAAAGTTGATTAATTGGTGCAAACCAATTATAAGCGATTTTCGATGATGAAATTGCACCCAATTCCCAATACTAATACCATCTTCACAGACGTGTTTATTTGAAACCATGAGGACAATAAAGTATTGagtatgtgtgttgtgtcttCAGATGAGGAGCAGTGGTCCGAGGTAAAGGTCCGGTCCGGGGAGACCCCTGGTGGCAGACACGGGCATAGTGCTGTCGTGGAGAAGAATTCCATGTGGTTGTTTGGAGGAATGAGCGGGTTGACCATCAAGTCTGAAGTCTGGAGGTTCACATTCAGTAAGAACTGAGGAAAACACTAAACTcattttattcagaaaattaACGATTTCAGTTGAATATGTGAATAGGTCAGGGATTGAAAAATATTCTGGTATTTTCATAATTCCAGATTTTAATCCTACTTGAAAACTCTTCCAGTCCTTGTTTGGTAAATAAATTCACATTAGCACCTTACATTTCACAACACTTaaagttttattacttttgttttgtCCTAGGTTCTTTATATCTGTAATACATTATGATACACATTCTTTAGtcagaaatatatattctatacaGTCAGCCTTTGAATGggtgatttttttatatataaattaaatcaattcCTATTTTATAAGTAATTTTAAGTTTGAAgtgaagttttttttaaataattattctggaaatacttacatgtacatattatgttGTCTTTCACTTTGTTAAATGAttaaccttttttctttcttttttaaattatgttgaatatgcttttaaaaaacaaattaaatcatGTTTACGTGTTTGTTTTCAGCAATGAGGACCTGGCAGAGAGTAAAGTGTTTGGGCAGTCCCCCACTTGTCACAGGTCATTCTGCACATGTGGTAGGTTTACACAGGGTGCACTGTTGCTGTTTTTATTAAGTTTAGTTTCTAAATAATTTGTATCACAGTGTGTGtgcatttgggggggggggggggggggacggacgAGAGGTGGTGTGGGCATGTGCGACAGTGTGAGGAGGGTGTGTttttgtcagtgtgtgtgtgggtgggtgggtgttttaTCTCTAAACCATTTTTCTCAGTTTGCCATGgacattgttttttaatgcataTTTCTACTTTCTATAAGTGAACTTCATCTATTATGAACCACCGTAGTTCATAGGTTGTTAAAATTCTGATTTGCAAGTCAGATTCATGAATTACCATGTGCCTGTCATTTTGAATTGTTATCAGATCAGTAAGTTTGAATTGTTACCGGATAAGTTAGTTTGAACTGTTATCGGATCAGTTAGTTTGAATTGTTATCGGATCAATTAGTTTGAATTGTTATCAGATCAGTTAGGACCAGatctgtcaacctttagtcaagagaaagcaggaggtgtgtgttgaaaaagcaggagattttttaaattcacacaatttaacccaaaatcgcaagatttaaaaaaaacattattacaataagttatatgaatactatataatgtcatatatacttcttaaccttagatcttggcattaaaaaaaaaaatatttaaaaagtttaaatattattatgatttaatacatatttaaaataataataatattttatccaaaaatgttaagaacatgaacaagaaataaaaaatttaattagtacatttacggtattacacttacagccttacaggttgcgttacattatcatttgtggttagtgtaagtaccaaagacaaatttatataaatcttataaattaatattcagtttttactataatgaggaatggtggcgtggtacttatttaaaatcattataatgatgcaataaatattgtattttcattaatcataagtaaaacctcattacggacatcgtgtgaaatataccggaattatacccatttccgtgagtaactttatgtcaatgtcaaacacaacattttttaattgtacaaaaataatttcttgaagagtacccttataaccaacattttactgcacaaacatacaaaattaactgacacaagtatgtttatacagctaattggtcttttcgttgtcttgctgtgacatgtgattttaacatgcatcgtgtgtatcgctgtcaactcggagtctggcagtttAGATtcatcatagttgcattatgtaatccagtgggaagacattttacaattcagaggtgtcattagaactaaattggatagtttttttgtttgtttttatgtaacactgaatgtcaatacacagcctgttgaattagcggcaacacgcttcgtagccattacgatgacaacaaacattataataacacgtcattttataaactccatgtgcttttttaacaatataaataggctatcccacaattctcacttcggcaaaggttaaacagtcgggacatttcggcctgttacattctcagaaaacgaaagtagtcgacattttccgaatgagaaaaaaaggtagagttacttcccttatgttattttgacaaaagaggattgatttttttttaatgcttacaaaaatgttatttaacaggagaaactgtctcccgcacaggtcaaaggagacttgatcaaataccgggagactcccgcggaatccgggagggttgacaggtctggttaGGACTTGTCCAGATTTGATCCCATGTTGAGATGTTCAGCCATTTTATAGCTGAAGGCCCGTAATTATTTTAGTCGTGGCGAGTCTGCTCCAATGTAAACTGGTTGGTGGATACATACATCACAAGGTGTACAGAGATTCTGTTTTCATTTCAGATAGACAATGTGATGTATGTCATTGGTGGAGAGATTCAAGGCGACCTCAAAAATGATGTCTGGTGTCTACCTCTTGGTGAGTGTAAACATTTCTGTTTTCTACTGGATGTAAACTGAgctgatatattttttactttctcatataccacaaaggtttcaagcatgtctgttcTGGGTCCTGCTGCTGGATAGCCAGAGGCATGATCCGGGACAGATGGATGTACAGCAATGTattagtttgtgtgtgtgtgtgtgtgtgtgtgtgtgtgtgtgtgtgtgtgtgtgtgtgtgtgtattaatcattaacattaatttgatggTAGAAAGTATtagtgaaaatatatatatatattagaaagtgAAATAAAGATTGAGCAACTTCAGAAATTAGAATGACCAAAAACGCATTGGATTTACAGACTGGTATTTTCagtaagaaaatgtatttattgtataattTTAGTAATTGAAATGGTAGAATCTTGGTATAGCCTCTTTAATACAAATGGGTGTTGTCACCAAGTTCTATTAGAAATATCTtataatggcagcaaactcgggcAGTCCTTTTTAAGATGGTCTAAGTTCTTCATACAATGTTAAcataatttttgtaatttgtttttcttttctagaTTCTTTCATTTGGAGAAAAATATCCACCGTTCAGTCTGTTGCTGTGATGCCCCCATGTACACAGCATGCCTCCGTGTGGATAGACACTAGAGCTGTTAAACATGATTCTGGAAACTCACGGTGTGTGTCCGAGCCTTACCTCCAGCCTCCTCATAACACCGACAGTCTAGAGATGAGACCCATGTCCAGTCCTCCGGTCACATCCATCTCAAACAGTCGATCTGCTCAGTTTAACCAACTAGCACCTGCTACCTTCAGAACAGAAGTCTTACCCCATGATCATGTAACCACCATGCGAAGACTGTATTCCAGAAACTGTGGTTATCAGACATTTTACAGTCGGAGTGAAGACAACCAGGCCCTGGTGAGACCTGCGTCACTGGATTCAGAGAGAGGTTTGGACAACATCGTCATGTGCCTTCAAGATGAAGAACTGTTGGAGGGTAAGGATTGTGAAGCTATTAAATACTGGAACGAAAACTCCTTGGTTCAGATTCAGGCAAACGACAGACATTTGTCTGTGGATGCAAGTCTAAAATTGAGTGAAGTAGCTTCTAGGTCATGCTCTAATGGTGATCCGACTACTACAGATCAGATGAACTCACACATCTATGACAAGAATAACCATGGCAGGAAGCAGTACGTGCATAATTCAGTTATCACGAAGCAGCGAAGAAGCAGCAAATCGCATCCTAGAGAAACATCTGAAAATTGTCCAAATCCCAGTAAAGCTATTCGGTCTTACCTCTGCAATGATCTGTATGTTGAGGACCTGGAAATGGTCGGTGTAGGAGATTTTATTGGATGTGTAAAATTTATAGATGAATTTAACAAGAAAGAGCATTGCTGTTCAGAATCTATAGAGCTTTGTGACATGTCCTCAAATCATATTGTAGATAGCTCAGTTGACTTGAATGAGGTTTTTAGCTGTGATACCGACATATGTCATGAGATGAGTGATGTCTGTGACAGCAATTCAGGTTCCGGAAACACTTGGGTTGTGCCAGGTGATGAAGGATGTATTGTGTTCTGTGATGATGACCGCCAGCCAACACACACTGATACACACAGCGTACAAGACAAAAGATGTCTACCAGTGTCACATAATACCAGCTGTGTACCCAACCAAAGTAATACAAACTGTATAACGGTACAAATTGACACAAACGGTCAGTCGGTACAAGGTGACACCAACTGTCATCCAATACAAATTGACACAAACCATCAGCTAATACAAAATAACACAAACGGTCAACCAACGCAAAGTGATATAAACTTTCAGTTAGTAACAAGGAATACAAGCAGTCAAGCCATAAAGAGTGACACAAACCACCAGCCAATACAAAGTGACACAAACGATCGGCTAATACAAAGTGACACAAACGATCGGCTAATACAAAGTGACACAAACCATCAGCTAATACAAAGTAACACAAACCATCAGCCAATACAAAATAATGCAGAATATAACACAAACAGTCGGCCACCACACAGTGGTAAACTGGTGTCTACGggaacacagacagacatgtcTGAACAATGTTTAAGAGATTATTGCAGTAATCAAAATGTACAGCAGTTTTATGCCAAACCACATGCCAATGAACCAATGTTACCCTCATTTACGGATACTGACGTCTGCAGTGGACGACTGCTAGTAATCGGTGGCAAAGTTATACAAGGGCATTTTTTATCAAAACCTATTAGCTTGTGGGCAGCTGAAATTGTTTAATACcttatcttttttaaaaacttatttgATCATAAAGTGTTTTAACCACCTTGTTCTCATGGAATTTGATGACCTGTGTTATGCAGGTAACTGTTTTAAGAGACCAGGTTTTCATACTCCTTAACAGATGGTTGCTTAACTCAGGTTTCACTGTTGCTACTTAGTCTGTGATATTTCTCGTACAATTTTTGGGGCTGTTCAACAATTAATTGTGCCAAAATCGGTTATATTATATACTCCCCTCCCATtccataaaacattttgcaatgCTAAGATCACTCCCtcctttaaaacatttagtgtatcacTCCTCAACCCCCATCTCCATTTTCTTGACACTGTTAATGTGATGTAATTTTACCAGTATTTTTGGATGTTTTGTTcatactttgtttttctttcaactGCTAATACATTCAAGTGTATTAGACTCAAAACAAATTGTCTGTAATTGTTCATGACTGCCTGCATTTACTttctaaataaaaatgaaatgttttgaaaatattacataGGATAACTCTGAACAAACACCTTCTACCCACCTCCATAACATTTATAACATCATATTAAACCCCTCTCTCCCACTCATTACTTAAATGTTGAGTGGCACCATTATTGTAtggattatttatttttcattgttgATGTTTTAATGTTCCTAATACTGCATAGTAACTAGTTGATTGGGCCTATCTACAGTCTATGGACAGTGTATTGAACAcaattaagttttatttttaaccttttccagggctcaccctgttcATTGCCatattagccaattgctaatttttatacaaaatggttACATTTAGTTTTTGGCTAATGACAGTGTTTCTCCCAGGATTTCATTATAAAattttccttaaattaaccacatttaataaatttatctaaaaattggctaaactaaaatttgttccagtgtgagccctgcttTTCTATTATAAGAGGAATTGACATGCAGAATAATATGTGACATGTTGAAAATGGCCGAGATGATTGAAAGATTT encodes the following:
- the LOC121381294 gene encoding uncharacterized protein LOC121381294; this translates as MKTDLSQDANHSTWAWQEVGTLANPCPRSRFKHAACLSGSYVYLYGGKDGRTPLKDFWRFNLGTLTWENLNIRGEQLPHLEGHTLVACQRLILIFGGQLSDGLHGPPLWILNTDLLLVRKISSDEEIGGGPTGRRDHTAVLYNSAMFVYGGFVDIKGSSTEFWMYSINEEQWSEVKVRSGETPGGRHGHSAVVEKNSMWLFGGMSGLTIKSEVWRFTFTMRTWQRVKCLGSPPLVTGHSAHVIDNVMYVIGGEIQGDLKNDVWCLPLDSFIWRKISTVQSVAVMPPCTQHASVWIDTRAVKHDSGNSRCVSEPYLQPPHNTDSLEMRPMSSPPVTSISNSRSAQFNQLAPATFRTEVLPHDHVTTMRRLYSRNCGYQTFYSRSEDNQALVRPASLDSERGLDNIVMCLQDEELLEGKDCEAIKYWNENSLVQIQANDRHLSVDASLKLSEVASRSCSNGDPTTTDQMNSHIYDKNNHGRKQYVHNSVITKQRRSSKSHPRETSENCPNPSKAIRSYLCNDLYVEDLEMVGVGDFIGCVKFIDEFNKKEHCCSESIELCDMSSNHIVDSSVDLNEVFSCDTDICHEMSDVCDSNSGSGNTWVVPGDEGCIVFCDDDRQPTHTDTHSVQDKRCLPVSHNTSCVPNQSNTNCITVQIDTNGQSVQGDTNCHPIQIDTNHQLIQNNTNGQPTQSDINFQLVTRNTSSQAIKSDTNHQPIQSDTNDRLIQSDTNDRLIQSDTNHQLIQSNTNHQPIQNNAEYNTNSRPPHSGKLVSTGTQTDMSEQCLRDYCSNQNVQQFYAKPHANEPMLPSFTDTDVCSGRLLVIGGKVIQGHFLSKPISLWAAEIV